The DNA sequence CAACAGCTGGAGCAACAGCATGGCTGAGAGGAAGGGTGAAGGCTGTTCCTTCTGGAGACTGCATGGTGATCATGGGAAGCTCAAAGGCAGAATTCCCACCAGAGAAGACAATCACATTGTCCTCTATAATTGAACAAGGCTATGAAAGATGCGAGGAAGATTCAAACTTTGCTTAGATGCTTGCTGCATTCTTTTACTCGAATTCTACTTGTGGATTACCTTCACAAAGTGTTTTCCTAATAATCTATCTTAGATTACACATGCTTGTCCACCAACATAGAGTTTGTATCTTCCAAAATATTTGCAGAGATGTGAGAGTTCCTCAATTGATTCTGTCAGTGAATCTCTTCTATGAAGAGAAGTAATCatccaagaaaatgaaattactCATAGCTCATGGAGCTGTATGTTATTATTTGTGGAATTTAATGGCTGCAGTATGCAGATAATTGTTTTGGTTTCCCATTACCTTTTGGCATTTGCTCCCTTCGGCGCAATGTTCATTGGAATTTTGACAAGACAGTGGCTTGACATATCAATGGCCTATTCAGAAGTCAGAACTAAGACATGAATATGTACCGTTTCCGTGTCAAGAATGTCTTTTGTACATGTTAAATTACTTGATCACTCTTTTGTACTCATTGCTGATGCTGATGATATGTTGTTGTCAAATATTTATCAATACTATAGGCTCGTAGAGGTGGTGTTGATGAGCCCTTTGCATGGGACAGCCGGGAATATTTGAGGAAGCTCTGCATAGGAAAGGTGCTGCTGCTGGAGCTTTTCACTCTTCATTTGGTGATTGTACATTTGTACTATGCTTAAAGAATATGCCTCGTCTAATTTTGATGATCTTGGCTTGATTACCACAGGATGTCACCTTCAAGGTAGATTACACTGTTCCATCGATAGGACGAGAATTTGGATCTGTTTTCCTTGGTGATAAAAATGTTGCATTGCTGGTTGTTTCAGAAGGCTGGGCAAAGGTTGTTCCTTTTTCCTCTGCGCATATTATAATTTGCAGCTTCAGAGTTACTTTTCAAATCACCTGATATTGCATCTGGCTTCTTTTGAccaaataaaatattatccatGCAGGTTAGGGAGCAGGGCCAACAGAAAGGAGAGGTGAGTCCATTCTTGGCTGAACTGCAGCGTGTTGAAGAGCAAGCTAAGCAGCAAGGTTTAGGCCGTTGGAGCAAGGCTAGTCTACCTTCActgacccctctctctcttaatctGTAGAACAGTTCAGAAATATATTTTTAACTTGCCTTTTCCTGtgttttttgagaaaaaagaaggttCCTGTGATTGTTTTGCTCAGGGATGAGCAAACCCTCTTATGATTTTCTGGAGTGTGTGGGTGTGTCTGTGCCATGCTTATCGCTGTTATCTGATCTGCCGTTGTCTTGTGTGAATCTTACTTCCTTTTCAGTGTTTCTATACTGGATCTGATTGATTATGCCAAACTGGATATCTGTTAAGTTTTTTTCCTCCCTTGGGGTTGGAGACCATTAAGGTTGGGGGTATAGGTTCTTTTGTTTAGACTTTTGGCATTGATGTAGTAACAATGTTGGGAAGCACTATCAACCATTACATGGATTAGATAGAAGCATGATGAGTATTTGTATGAAAAATGCATGTCGGGAAGGATAAGTTGTCTGAATGACATTTCCATTCTCAATTGCACCATAGCATTGATAGCATAGACTTAATTTCGCCAGACCTATGGGAACAGCCCTATCTGTTGTAATACATCTGGGGTGACATGTCTGTTGTTTTACACTCATAGCAGGTCCCTGGTGCTTCAGAAGCATCTGTCCGGAACTTGCCTCCCTCTGCAATTGGAGACCCCAGTAATTTAGATGCAATGGGACTCTTGGCTGCCAATAAGGGAAGGCCAATGCAAGGAATTGTTGAGCAGGTTCGTGATGGAAGTACTGTTCGTGTCTACTTGCTGCCAGACTTCCAGTTTGTACAAGTTTTTGTTGCCGGAATACAGGTAAGATATCAAGAAATTATCAATGTCCTTCCAGTGTTACCCTGTACTCTTTTATTATGTTCTTTTCTCATACCCGTTTGTCTACTGAATGCTTACATACATCCTATATCTTGGAATTAGTCCCCATCTATGGGAAGAAGGGCCGCGGTAGAGACAGTTGTTGACGCTGAAGTAACCTCTGATGAACCAAATGGAGAGACTTCTGGTCAACCTCAACAACCACTAACATCAGCACAGAGGCTTCTAGCCTCTGCAGCATCATCTACTGAAGTTTCTCCAGATCCATTTGGAAGGGAAGCTAAACACTTTACAGAGATACGTGTTTTAAATAGAGAGGTAAGTTGGTTTCTATGTTTAAATCCTCTTGTGCATCAGTGAACCTGTCAATGTTCCCAGTTTCATGTTTGATTTGGCAGGTCCGAATTGTTCTTGAAGGTGTAGACAAATTCAGCAACCTTATTGGATCAGTATATTATCCTGATGGTGATTCAGCAAAGGATCTTGCTCTGGAGCTTGTAGAAAATGTATGTCGTTTATTtatgcaatgcatcatattttgtgctatttattttttatggctATTTTTGTTGGCACTTTTAGTTGATGGGTGCAATGTCAAGAATTGGTCTCTGTTCCGAGTAACTATGATTGGAAGATATAAGCAATGATCCTGTTGCAATGTATTGAACCTGCAAATAAGCAGTGGATTTGGTGCTTATTGATTGTTCTTCTAAATGTGGGGGAGAAGAAATTTGTTGGAATTAAAATATTTTGTGTGCTGTACTATGAATTGGTAATATTTTTCTTAGTAGTTATACAATATGAATTGAGTTTCTTAAATCTCTTCATTCATACTCCTTTACACTATGCAACTGTTGTCTTAGCAATGTGCGCTTTTACCATTTCATATgataaaccccccccccccaaaagaaaaaaaagaagaagaaagttttgAGGGAAATCTGAATTGACAACGATTTTCTTGGATTTCATTTCCTATTGATTATTCTGCAAAATGAGAATGGGAGATCTTAATTCAAATGTAGGGAATTAGATAAGTCAGACACTAACTAATGTTTATGCATTTATTTCTCACCTTCCTGTAACTGCGATTAAAATTGAGCCATAACTAGTGGAACTGCACAAAAACAGATCAACTTTGCTATTATTACCATTAATTGGTGGAAAAAAAACAATTGACTAGAGGAATTGAGATTGACAGCATAACACAAAAAACTGCCTCCTGGAAAAATCAAACAGCTCAAAGAAAGCAGGCATAAAACAATTGCCTATACAACCTAAGAAGGACCCGAGCAAATACAAGATTAACCACCACCAATGCTGAGCCAGGAAGAAAATCAACACAGCACCACGAAGGCAACAACTTGATCCAGACTTCGAAATTCAACCATGAAATGCCCCAAAAGATTGACCAACTAATTGGAGACACCACAAAGATAGAAGACCtgaaagaagaagagtagagGATGGGGTCATGGAACAACACTTATACACTGACCCTAGAACTAGATTTTGTCCTTTATCACTTGAAGATTTGTCTGAGAGCTTCCACTGCAATAACTTTGGACCTTCCCTCAATTTTTCCCTTACCAATGCCACCCGAAAtgctgttattgttgttgttataacAGTTACAGTTGTTATCTTTCCCAACCTGCTATGTTGCCGACATGCATTGGTCTATCAAGCAAGCAATcaggaccattttatgggtcaCGTTTCATTCTGAGACTAGCAGGGAAGTGCCTCAAAGTTGATTCTGAAGTTGTATAGAATTACAAAAACGCCACTACATTCAATTTGTATAAAATGGCCAAGTTTCCTGGGTGGTCTGATAAGAGAAGGCTGTATTAACAACCTGAATATATGCCATATGGCTACTCTGTTGACTCAAATTTCATGGATGtgctggccacatcatcacacatatCAGTCTAGCAAGTGTCAGCCATCTGATTTACCACTTGTAGTGAATATTGGATGGAAACTTTAACTTTGGCAACATTAGGGCGACGTTGAGTTAATATTGGAGATTAAATGATAAAAGCTCCAACATGGTTCGCTGCGGAGTGGGGTCCCAAAACTTCACTTGTGGCTAATCCAGTGGTTAGTTTTACAATAGATTCCTTTCACATGGCTAAAGAAGCCAGCGTCAAGCTGGGCATTTCTTGACAGGGCAGTTAAGTGCAATTTTTCCCATTATAAATGATTGGCCCATGAAACTTTGGACTCAATTTGGGGCAGATCCTCTGCTCATTTTGGGATGAAATTGGACCAGGTGAGTTGGTGGGAGTGGGGTTCCCCATCACATTGACCCACACACATTCATTAATAGCCTACCATATGGCTACAGTGCAAGTCCCTATGAAAAACACAAACATTACTAATTGTAGTGATATTTAGTTTTCTCATCAGTTGTTTGTAAATGGAGCCAGGCAGATGTAGCTCCATCCACGGCCCATGCCTTGCCCATTTGGGAACTTCAAGAAAGTTGACATCtctttaaaaattaaatcaattaACAAAAACAATGTTGGTTCTACCTTCTCATTTTCCTTGTTAGATCGGCGGCTTTGAAACGGTTGTTTTCATATCCTTTTAGAGTGAGGATACAAGTATCAGCTGTGGCCCATCTGTTTTGTCTTTGGCTAGTATTTGCAAATTGTAGCTAACTTAGGGTAAGGATCAGAGCCAACCAGACTGATTACTTTTGGGATTCATTGGGGCATTTGATGGCTTTGTTTtagaatataatatatttttggatgaatatcaaaattaaatacaaaggaaaaaagggggggggggNNNNNNNNNNNNNNNNNNNNAAGCCAGAGGCAGGGGATACAACTCTAAAGGGCAGGGGGAGGGGGAGCCAGAATTGACAGAGGAAGCCCCCAGGAAACAGCAGaaagcatgttccttggggagtcaatAACTGGGAGGTGGGGGAGAGAACCAAGTTTGGAGGAGACTTTAAAGtggatggccttccaaatcgaatcaaaagatctagagttgaaagTCCACCTACAGAGGTTGCGTTACATCCAAATATGATTGATAGTAGCCCCAAAAGATAGTTCCGAGAGTGTCGCAAATGGAAGAACCAGaaaaagtcatatcaatccataGCCACTCTCTCGGTAGGGGGAGGGGGGTTCTCCGGGTAGGCCAACATTTGGAAAGGACTAGCTTCCAGATGTGGGGGGAGAAAGGCAGTCAAAGATTAGGCGGGTGATGTCTTCTTGGCCATTCCGACAGAGGCAGcagctgggggggggggggaggcagGGATATGATGGGAGATAAGAAGTCTTGGGTGGGGAAGCAGTTGGAGAGAGCTCTCCAGACAGTAAAGCTGTGGCGCAGGATGTGGAATTTGAACCAGACAATTTTGTGCCAAGGGACGCAGGAGGAAGGGGAAAATAATGAAGAGCTCTCTAGACACTGAAGCTGTGGTGTGGGATGTAGGCTTTGAACCAGACAATTTTGTGCCAAGGGACGCAGGGGGATGGGGAAAATAATGAATTAATGGAGAAACCACAGTTGAAGAATAGGTGGGTGGTGTTTTAGAAAATATTATTGTGTTCATGAGACACTTATCTCATTTCTAGGAGCAGGGGGTTGCGGAGTGAGGACAGAGTCGAAACTACCTGTAAAGTAAAATGTGAGATTTAGTGGCAGCAGCAACAGTTATTTCATGCTACTTTAGTTAATATACAGTAACTAGCTGCAGGCATGCTTATGTGAGTCTTGATTTTTGCCATTCCACTATTCAAAGCTTGTTGGGATGCGCATTATGTCATGCTAAACAACCGGAGGGATGAAATTCCTCCATTATTTTTCCTTAATGATACCCAATCACTTCTGTTGTGTTCTTTTCAATCCTTGTAACTTTGAAGCCTTTGTTTTAATTTCTCCTCCATAACTCTTATGATGCATGTTGTTACATCTTGGGCCATTGCTGCTGTGATATTCTTTTCTTGCTGGTCATTATCTGTAGCCAACtgacttctctctttctctaaaaCATAAAAGGGTTTGGCTAAATATGTGGATTGGAGTGCCAATATGATGGAGGAAGATGCAAAACGACGGCTGAAAACTGCTGAACTGCAAGCAAAGAAGGACCGTTTGAGGATCTGGACAAACTTCGTTCCTCCTACTTCTAATTCTAAAGCTATTCATGATCAGAATTTCACTGGGAAAGTAAGTGGAtttccaaccaatgccttctgAGAAGTCCATACTCTTGAAGTGATTACGTCTTTTATCTCTACCATCTGACTTTTCCCGTCAAATTTTCGCAGGTGGTGGAGGTTGTAAGTGGTGACTGCATTATTGTTGCTGACGACGCTGTCCCTTATGGTAGCCCACTGGCAGAGCGACGAGTCAATCTTTCAAGCATCAGGTCTCCCAAAATGGGCAATCCTCGTAGAGATGAAAAACCTGCTTCCTATGCCCGTGAAGCAAGGGAGTTCCTGCGCACACGTCTTATTGATCGTCAGGTCGGTACATATGCAGGTCACTGCAATTGATTCTCATCTATTTCAATATTGTAGCTTATCtgtcttttttttctgttaataaTTTGAATCTGGTCGTTTATGGAacattttttaatcaattgCTTGCCTACTCTCAGGTTAATGTTTCAATGGAATATTccaggaaggttgggttggctGATGGATCTTTGCCAACAGTTGCCGCAGCTGATTCTAGGGTCATGGACTTTGGATCAGTCTTCCTGGTGTCCTCTTCCAAGGTTGATGCTGATGACGCAGTATCTGCTCCCCCTTCAGCTGGAAGTCAGCCAGTGGGGATAAATGTTGCTGAACTTGTTGTTGGCCGGGGCTTTGGAACAGTTATAAAACACCGAGATTTTGATGAAAGATCAAACTACTATGACACCCTCGTTGCTGCTGAAGCACGCGCAATTTCTGGGAAGAAAGGGATACATTCTGCCAAGGATCCTCCTGTGATGCACATAACAGACCTGACGATGGTTAGACTGGaactatttttatgtttcttttcttttgtccttaaaaaaatattttgttcagAGGCCATTGCTATGAAATTCTCAGATTCTTGTAATACATTTGTCCATCTCAGGCATCTGTGAAGAAAGCCAAAGATTTCTTGCCATTTTTGCAACGGAGCAGAAGGCTGCCTGCTGTTGTGGAATACGTCCTCAGTGGTCATCGATTTAAATTGCTAATTCCCAAGGAAACCTGCAGCATTGCCTTCTCATTATCTGGTGTTAGATGCCCAGGTCGGGGTGAGCCGTATTCTGATGAAGCAATGGCTCTAATGAGAAGGAAAATACTGCAAAGAGATGTTGAGGTACTGGAATTCCTCATTTAAGGgatttattccatttttctatttgggatattgatttttttatttgttaatgcCAGATTGAAGTAGAAACGGTAGATAGAACTGGAACTTTCATAGGATCCTTGTGGGAGTCAAAGACCAATGTGTCTGTGCCACTTCTAGAAGCTGGTCTGGCAAGGCTCCAAACTGCCTTCGGCACTGATCGGATTCCGGATGCTCACCTTCTTGAGCAGGCTGAGCAGTCTGCGAAGCGACAAAGATTGAAAGTGAGTAGTACTAGTTATTTCAGTAAAGATTTATTCCTCCTATGATATTGCTTATGGTTGGTTTATTTCAGATATGGGAGAACTATGTTGAAGGACAAGAAGTTGCTAATGGCTCGACTGCAGAAAGCAAACAGAAGGAAGTGCTAAAGGTGTTTGGTGATGGTATTTTGCTTATTTGGCATCATCTTTGTCTGTTTTCAAGTGAATGACTTACCTTCCTGATATTTCCTCCAGGTGAAGGTTACGGAAGTTCTGGGTAGCGGTAGGTTCTATGTCCAAACAGTTGAAGATCAGAAAGTGATCTCTATCCAGCAGCAACTTGAGTCATTGAGCCTTCAAGAAGCTCCTGTCATTGGTGCTTTTAATCCAAAAAAGGGAGATATCGTCCTTGCTCAGTTTATGATGGATAATTCTTGGAACCGAGCAATGGTAGGAATGACAAATTCTTGATTCTGATTCAATGCAATGGTTATATCATACATATGTTAGCGACAAATTTTAGTCAAGCTGCTTTTAGAATACTGCCGTCTTGCCTATGGTGgtattgaaaaataaatgaatctttccttctttattaTAATCTTGATAACATGCATCTATTAGATGAATGCAGCAGTTTCCAACCATTGGTTACAGCCGTtgcattttctttttaactttTATCTGCGGTGATATCTTATGGTATCTGAATTGATGTAATGACAGAGCGTCGTGATTTTTCCTACTGGATTTAGATATTTAAAAGGTTCCATTTGTTTGGCACATTTTGTTAATATCTGTCGTCAAAAAAGCCTATTTATGATAGGCAAGAGATTTAGGCTATAGTTTCTCTCTATTAATGGCAGATCACCACCCGAACCCTGATTGTCCTCTGTTAATGATTATCTCCCATATCCATCACAGCACATGGCTGATACTCAAAAGTATGTTGCTTTGCACTGGAATGCCTTTTTAACGAAACTTTATTTGAGTTTAGATTATTTACTCCACTATTCATACAGGTGGtaatttttaatgttttttttttggggcagTGGGATGGGGTGTCTAGAAGGGTATAAATTTACCTCGAGAATTTGGTTTTTTGACCCACTTTTTGGTTCTACTCTCTTAATTACTGGCTAGAAAAGTACTATTTTTATTTACTATaaactttttgaaaattttcagaatgaaatttaatttgtttctcttcTGCATGGTTTTGAAAATTGATGTATTTATCTACCGCTCTAAAGAATCTTGAAGCACAATCACCTTGCCCACGGTTGCACATACATGGTTTATAATTTTCTGTATTTAGCATAATTTTTACCATGTTTGATAATTTTAACGATTATAAGCTAGTCTGACTAGAGAAACCATATATTCGATGTTTTCAGATTGTAAATGCACCCCGAGGAGCTGTAGAATCCCCTAAAGACTTGTTTGAAGTCTTCTACATTGACTATGGGAACCAAGAAGAAATTCCATACAGTCGATTACGGCCTCTTGATCCTTCCGTCTCCTCTGGACCTGGTCTTGCTCAGTTATGCAGCCTTGCATACATAAAGGTCCCAAGCTTGGAGGAGGATTTTGGTGAAGAAGCGGCTGAGTATCTTAGCCACTGCATTCTAGACAATTCCAGAGAGCTTAGGGCAATGGTTGAGGAGAAGGATACCTCAGGAGGAAAAGTGAAAGGGCAGGGGACGGGGACAATTCTGTATGTAACTCTGGTGGATGTTGAAGCTAGTTCAAGTATAAATGCTGCCATGCTACAGGTTTGTGTGGTGACTCGAGTGTTTTTTTCCTGGCTCTATTAAAAGGTTTCTGATCTTCAATTTCTTTGTGCTTTCAAGTATATTTCCCTTTGAAGCATTATATTCAACTTTCTTGTTAGGAATAGTTTTGCCAGAATTTCATCTTATTGATCAATTCTATTTCACTGAATATTAAGTTCATTTTAGTTTGCAAGAATTAACTAGTATGTTCTACTTGAGTTGGATCCAAGTAGCTGGTTGATTgattttcaatttaaaaatgcGGTTTATACCATGAATATAGTCTTGACTCttcattatttatttgtaaATAGAAGTGGAGACAAAAAATAGCCTGCTCGACTCAATCTACTTGTTTTCTGAATCTACTTCATTAACAACTAAAAAGCAAACAATTTACTTCATATtcttagcatttttttttttactaaatattgtggatttctttcttttgaccCAGATCTTTGGTTACATTCATTTGAGCCCTCCgtattttaaatatatatattttttttcttctaattttctttttggaaaaaaaattgccatATTCAGGAAGGACTTGCAAGGttggaaagaaggaagagatggGATACTAGAGAAAGACAGCAGGCCCTGGACAATCTGGAAGAATTCCAGGCAAAAGCCAAACGTGAGAGGCTGAAGATGTGGCAGTACGGAGATATCCAGTCAGATGATGAGGATTCTGCAGCACCTGTAAGGAAACCAGCTGGTCGCCGCTAAATACAACTCCCCACTTCCATATACTGGACCATTTATTGGTGTGTTATCATGCGGGTAACAACTTATTTAAGTGTAGCAGAGGATAGTAGACTTACTGGGAGAGCTatcataggtttttttttccccttctccttctctctcttctgggTTCGCAACTATTTTTTATCTTCCTCGGCTTCTTTTTCTGTCAACTTGAGGTGAGAGACCAGTTCCTTTTTGGTTTATTTCCTATTAGTTTATTAATAAGGTGAACGTCGGCCATTAGAGACTCACAGATTTTTCTCGTTTTAGTGAATTTCATTTTCGTTCGATTCGTGTATTTTTTGCATGTCCTTGATACGCCGGTTTAGAGGAAAGTGGGTATGTGATCATTCCAACTGGAGCAGCTTTCCTACCATGTGTTATTGTGTCACACcgcaccccttttttttttccctaatgaacaaagagaataaaattAAGAGAGCCAAGAGCTTACAATGTCTCGAACGTGGagaaacaatagaagaagaatgtTCTGTAATAACACAAAGGTTTAGCAACGATACTGGGATGGCCACATGcgtttatttttgtatttatttatttatttttttttttggccaaacgTGAACCGGTAAAGGTCACATACCTGAGACGCCAAATGTAATTGTAGCAACCACCTTGGTGGA is a window from the Macadamia integrifolia cultivar HAES 741 chromosome 5, SCU_Mint_v3, whole genome shotgun sequence genome containing:
- the LOC122079580 gene encoding LOW QUALITY PROTEIN: ribonuclease TUDOR 1-like (The sequence of the model RefSeq protein was modified relative to this genomic sequence to represent the inferred CDS: substituted 1 base at 1 genomic stop codon), which produces MASTAGATAWLRGRVKAVPSGDCMVIMGSSKAEFPPEKTITLSSIIEQGLXARRGGVDEPFAWDSREYLRKLCIGKDVTFKVDYTVPSIGREFGSVFLGDKNVALLVVSEGWAKVREQGQQKGEVSPFLAELQRVEEQAKQQGLGRWSKVPGASEASVRNLPPSAIGDPSNLDAMGLLAANKGRPMQGIVEQVRDGSTVRVYLLPDFQFVQVFVAGIQSPSMGRRAAVETVVDAEVTSDEPNGETSGQPQQPLTSAQRLLASAASSTEVSPDPFGREAKHFTEIRVLNREVRIVLEGVDKFSNLIGSVYYPDGDSAKDLALELVENGLAKYVDWSANMMEEDAKRRLKTAELQAKKDRLRIWTNFVPPTSNSKAIHDQNFTGKVVEVVSGDCIIVADDAVPYGSPLAERRVNLSSIRSPKMGNPRRDEKPASYAREAREFLRTRLIDRQVNVSMEYSRKVGLADGSLPTVAAADSRVMDFGSVFLVSSSKVDADDAVSAPPSAGSQPVGINVAELVVGRGFGTVIKHRDFDERSNYYDTLVAAEARAISGKKGIHSAKDPPVMHITDLTMASVKKAKDFLPFLQRSRRLPAVVEYVLSGHRFKLLIPKETCSIAFSLSGVRCPGRGEPYSDEAMALMRRKILQRDVEIEVETVDRTGTFIGSLWESKTNVSVPLLEAGLARLQTAFGTDRIPDAHLLEQAEQSAKRQRLKIWENYVEGQEVANGSTAESKQKEVLKVKVTEVLGSGRFYVQTVEDQKVISIQQQLESLSLQEAPVIGAFNPKKGDIVLAQFMMDNSWNRAMIVNAPRGAVESPKDLFEVFYIDYGNQEEIPYSRLRPLDPSVSSGPGLAQLCSLAYIKVPSLEEDFGEEAAEYLSHCILDNSRELRAMVEEKDTSGGKVKGQGTGTILYVTLVDVEASSSINAAMLQEGLARLERRKRWDTRERQQALDNLEEFQAKAKRERLKMWQYGDIQSDDEDSAAPVRKPAGRR